In Flavobacterium okayamense, a single window of DNA contains:
- a CDS encoding TerB family tellurite resistance protein, whose protein sequence is MFTFTLVKLFIMEDYQERIGLLQEMIAFAVVDGELHDREYDFIQIVAEELEIDKETLHKLFDKKHEKTVIKDEFNRICQFYRLALLMHADGVLHEREQVKINEIGINMGLNPYAMKRVLHLMKNSPNAMVDGDTLLSVFSEQHN, encoded by the coding sequence ATGTTTACTTTTACACTAGTAAAGTTATTTATTATGGAAGATTATCAAGAAAGAATAGGTTTATTACAAGAAATGATTGCGTTTGCTGTTGTAGATGGAGAATTGCACGACAGAGAATACGATTTTATTCAAATTGTTGCCGAAGAGCTTGAAATCGACAAAGAAACTTTGCATAAACTCTTCGATAAAAAACACGAGAAAACAGTTATCAAAGACGAATTTAATAGAATTTGTCAGTTTTATCGTTTAGCGTTATTAATGCATGCCGATGGCGTTTTACACGAGCGCGAACAAGTTAAAATTAATGAAATTGGCATTAATATGGGATTGAATCCTTATGCGATGAAACGTGTTTTACACCTTATGAAAAACTCACCAAACGCAATGGTTGATGGAGATACGTTACTTTCGGTTTTCTCTGAACAGCATAATTAG
- a CDS encoding DUF1456 family protein translates to MTNNDIFKKLRVALQLRDDQIVEILQLVDFRMSKGELGNFFRDEKHPKYMECGDQVLRNFLNGLVIYLRGTKENPNNPMTVLASQKPTSEKPKTEEKAKPKQENKPKKFTPKPTKKPVVEKVKFKNGKNKKS, encoded by the coding sequence ATGACAAACAACGATATATTTAAAAAGCTTCGTGTAGCCTTGCAATTACGAGATGATCAAATTGTTGAAATCTTACAGCTAGTCGATTTTAGAATGTCTAAAGGCGAATTAGGAAATTTCTTTAGAGATGAAAAACATCCAAAATATATGGAATGTGGCGACCAAGTTTTGCGTAATTTCTTGAACGGATTGGTTATTTATTTACGAGGCACGAAAGAAAACCCGAATAACCCTATGACTGTTTTGGCTTCTCAAAAACCTACTTCTGAAAAACCTAAAACAGAAGAAAAAGCAAAACCAAAACAAGAAAACAAACCTAAAAAATTCACACCAAAACCAACAAAAAAACCTGTTGTTGAGAAAGTTAAATTCAAAAACGGTAAGAATAAAAAATCATAG
- a CDS encoding YgaP family membrane protein, producing MKKNMGKTDRMIRIILAIILVSVDFFNVLNWEYSWVLSLFAIVLVLTSLINYCPLYSPFKIDTRENK from the coding sequence ATGAAAAAAAACATGGGAAAAACAGATAGAATGATTCGAATTATTCTAGCTATCATTTTAGTTTCAGTAGATTTTTTTAATGTTTTAAATTGGGAATATTCTTGGGTTTTATCACTATTTGCGATTGTACTCGTATTAACTTCGCTAATAAATTATTGTCCTCTTTATTCACCATTTAAAATAGATACTAGAGAAAATAAATAA
- a CDS encoding vWA domain-containing protein, with protein sequence MHFKHPEILYFLFLLVIPILVHLFQLRKFKKTYFTNVKLLKELQQQTQKSSTIKKWLLLVTRLLLIAFLILAFAQPFFKAKDDTNAKNELIILLDNSFSMQAKGANGELLRKSIQDILENIPENQEFSLLTTSDIFWDTNSKAIQSDLQKLKYSSYAFQPHYLISKVEAKKPNTTKDYIIISDGIGFTEKELEKFNTETTFLSLSKAENKSNIAVTKVDISAVTDNFYEITIGLQQFGNNENEIPLTITENENTIAKTQIKFSKESESVKINIPKKAISGKISIEDGSLPYDNNFYFSIEEPKKLNVLIIGNETKNDFLQRIFKGDEFETTETTFAQLNFNKIENQQTIILNELDEIPQSLQNTLSVFYKNGGNLVLIPYEKMNLSNVNSALKNWSSIYFSSLNNQEKLITKINFNHPLYKNVFEKKISNFQYPKVNSNFAIQGNSFSVLQYEDGSNFLASTTNSLGNLYLFSAPINKENSNFQNSPLIVPTIYNMGINKGNSNQSTFTISENESVVLDAVLSKDEVLSVSNANYSFIPLQQILNDKVKLSFGDYPEQDGNYSVTQKNNTIAKLSFNYPRTESNLTVQDEANFSTFTKINSVQEAMDIWQQKRTETNLWKWFLATTLLLLIIELLIQKFVK encoded by the coding sequence ATGCACTTTAAACATCCAGAAATTCTATATTTCTTGTTTCTTTTGGTTATACCAATTCTTGTGCATTTATTCCAATTGCGAAAGTTCAAAAAGACGTATTTTACTAACGTAAAACTCTTAAAAGAACTTCAGCAACAAACTCAAAAAAGTAGTACTATAAAAAAATGGCTTTTATTGGTCACTCGCCTACTTTTAATTGCTTTTTTAATTCTTGCTTTCGCCCAACCTTTTTTTAAGGCTAAAGACGACACCAATGCAAAAAACGAATTGATTATTCTTTTAGATAATTCGTTTTCGATGCAAGCTAAAGGTGCAAATGGAGAATTGTTACGTAAATCAATTCAAGATATTTTAGAAAATATTCCTGAAAATCAAGAATTTTCTCTATTAACAACATCCGATATTTTTTGGGATACCAATAGCAAAGCCATTCAAAGTGATTTACAAAAACTGAAATATTCAAGTTATGCTTTTCAACCGCACTATTTGATTTCTAAAGTTGAAGCTAAAAAACCAAATACTACAAAAGACTACATTATTATTTCTGATGGAATTGGTTTTACTGAAAAGGAGTTGGAAAAATTCAATACTGAAACTACTTTTTTAAGTTTATCAAAAGCCGAAAATAAATCGAATATTGCAGTTACAAAAGTTGATATTTCTGCAGTAACTGATAATTTCTACGAAATAACCATTGGTTTACAACAATTCGGAAATAATGAAAATGAAATTCCGTTAACGATTACTGAAAACGAAAACACAATTGCTAAAACGCAAATCAAGTTTTCAAAAGAAAGCGAATCGGTAAAAATTAATATTCCAAAAAAAGCAATTAGCGGAAAAATTTCTATTGAAGATGGAAGTTTGCCTTACGATAACAATTTTTATTTCAGCATTGAAGAACCTAAAAAACTAAATGTTCTTATCATTGGAAACGAAACTAAAAATGATTTTTTACAACGTATTTTTAAAGGTGACGAATTCGAAACAACTGAAACAACTTTTGCCCAACTTAATTTCAATAAAATTGAAAACCAACAAACGATTATTTTAAACGAATTAGATGAAATTCCGCAATCGTTACAAAATACACTTTCGGTTTTTTACAAAAATGGTGGAAATTTAGTTCTTATTCCTTATGAAAAAATGAATCTTTCTAATGTAAATTCAGCATTGAAAAATTGGAGTTCAATTTACTTTAGTTCATTAAATAATCAAGAAAAATTAATTACTAAAATCAATTTCAATCATCCGCTATATAAAAATGTTTTTGAAAAGAAAATTAGTAATTTTCAATATCCAAAAGTTAATTCGAATTTTGCAATTCAAGGTAATTCTTTTTCGGTTTTACAATATGAAGACGGCAGTAACTTTCTAGCTTCAACAACAAATTCACTTGGAAATCTTTACCTTTTCAGTGCACCAATAAACAAGGAAAATAGCAACTTTCAAAATTCACCTTTAATAGTTCCTACTATATATAACATGGGAATTAACAAAGGAAATAGCAACCAATCGACATTTACTATTTCGGAAAATGAATCTGTTGTATTAGATGCTGTTTTATCGAAAGATGAAGTGCTTTCGGTTAGTAATGCGAATTACAGTTTTATTCCTTTGCAACAAATTTTGAATGATAAAGTAAAATTGTCGTTTGGCGATTATCCAGAACAAGATGGAAATTATTCGGTAACACAAAAAAACAACACTATAGCTAAATTGAGTTTTAACTATCCACGAACAGAAAGCAATTTGACTGTTCAAGATGAGGCTAATTTTAGTACTTTTACCAAAATTAATTCGGTACAAGAAGCCATGGATATTTGGCAACAAAAACGCACCGAAACTAATTTATGGAAATGGTTTCTAGCAACAACACTACTTTTACTCATAATTGAACTACTAATCCAAAAATTCGTAAAATGA
- a CDS encoding dihydroorotase: protein MTTVVLKQATIHDSSSKHNQSTKDIKIENGVITEIADSIATNDSDIVVKHDDLHVSQGWMDSSVSMGEPGFEDRETISNGLDVAAKSGFTAIALQPNSYPVIDNQAQIKFVQGKAKGKATNLYPIGALTKNSEGNDLAELFDMQNAGAIAFGDYNKALENANIQKIALQYVQDFDGLVVSFCQDANVKGKGIVNEGVISTQLGLKGIPTLAEELHIARNLYLLEYTGGKLHIPTISTSKSIALIKEAKAKSLQVTCSVSVHHLVLNDEVLQGFDSRYKVCPPLRDEATRKALIEAVLDGTIDCITSDHNPIDIEHKKLEFDLAKDGTIGLESAFGALQTILPTDVIIDKLTATKTIFGIEKSSIEIGNQADLSLFTTKGNWTFSKENIISKSKNSAFLGQNMLGKALGAVNNGQLIMNN, encoded by the coding sequence ATGACAACGGTCGTACTTAAACAAGCAACAATACACGATTCTTCGAGTAAACACAACCAATCAACAAAAGATATAAAAATTGAAAATGGCGTTATCACTGAAATTGCCGATTCAATTGCTACAAATGATTCAGATATTGTTGTAAAACACGATGATTTACATGTTTCGCAAGGTTGGATGGATAGTTCAGTAAGTATGGGTGAACCTGGATTTGAAGATAGAGAAACCATTTCAAACGGACTTGATGTTGCAGCAAAAAGCGGATTTACAGCGATTGCTTTACAACCCAATTCGTATCCAGTAATCGACAATCAAGCGCAAATAAAATTTGTACAAGGAAAGGCAAAAGGAAAAGCCACAAACTTATATCCAATTGGTGCTTTAACTAAAAATAGCGAAGGAAATGATTTGGCTGAATTATTCGACATGCAAAATGCTGGAGCCATTGCTTTTGGGGATTATAACAAAGCTTTAGAAAATGCCAACATTCAAAAAATAGCTTTACAATATGTTCAAGATTTTGATGGATTAGTGGTCAGTTTTTGTCAAGATGCAAATGTTAAAGGAAAAGGAATTGTAAACGAAGGTGTTATTTCAACCCAATTAGGTTTAAAAGGAATTCCAACATTAGCTGAAGAATTGCATATCGCGAGAAACTTATATTTACTAGAATACACTGGCGGAAAATTACACATTCCAACAATTTCAACTTCAAAATCTATCGCTTTGATTAAAGAAGCGAAAGCAAAAAGCTTACAAGTAACGTGTAGTGTTTCAGTACATCATTTAGTTTTAAACGACGAAGTTTTACAAGGTTTCGATTCGAGATACAAAGTTTGTCCGCCATTGCGTGATGAAGCAACTAGAAAAGCTCTAATCGAAGCTGTTTTAGACGGAACAATTGATTGTATTACTTCCGATCACAATCCAATCGATATAGAACATAAAAAATTGGAATTCGATTTAGCAAAAGATGGAACAATTGGTTTAGAAAGTGCTTTTGGAGCATTACAAACCATTTTACCAACAGACGTTATTATCGATAAACTTACCGCAACAAAAACTATTTTCGGAATTGAAAAATCAAGTATCGAAATTGGTAACCAAGCTGATTTAAGTTTATTCACAACAAAAGGAAATTGGACTTTTAGCAAAGAAAATATTATAAGTAAATCTAAAAATTCAGCTTTCTTAGGACAAAATATGCTAGGGAAAGCATTAGGAGCTGTGAACAATGGACAATTGATAATGAATAATTAA